The Streptomyces sp. SS1-1 genome has a segment encoding these proteins:
- a CDS encoding sensor domain-containing diguanylate cyclase translates to MGEDRRLAAVVALAQGMAAAHTPRESWRAAALGACRALAGSFAALSVWERELGRLRVLVNVGDRTRGEEEFPAEETYPVHQFPEITEFLHERWAAGGEPDAWVETAEGPAAGDPGYCHQRVAALRRRGRGCCVVAPIVLHGRAWGELYVARPAGVPVFERGDADFATVLASVVAAGLAQTERLEEARRLAFTDSLTGLANRRAVDVRLEEAVERHRVDGVVVSLVVCDLNGLKRVNDTQGHAVGDRLLERFGSVLSLCGAMLPGALAARLGGDEFCLLAVGSPADDVVKAADQLCRRAAELELGEGVACGVASTEDPIGQVRSARRLFRLADAAQYRAKAVRAERPVVAGREGPDDPVVRLADAEPSGEGAVERRRFRGRVP, encoded by the coding sequence ATGGGTGAGGACAGACGGCTCGCGGCCGTGGTCGCGTTGGCCCAGGGGATGGCGGCGGCGCACACCCCGCGCGAGTCCTGGCGGGCGGCGGCACTCGGGGCGTGCCGGGCGCTGGCGGGGAGTTTCGCCGCGCTGTCGGTGTGGGAGCGGGAGCTCGGGCGGCTGCGCGTCCTCGTGAACGTGGGGGACCGCACCCGGGGCGAGGAGGAGTTCCCCGCCGAGGAGACGTATCCCGTCCACCAGTTCCCGGAGATCACCGAGTTCCTGCACGAGCGGTGGGCGGCCGGCGGCGAGCCCGACGCGTGGGTGGAGACCGCCGAGGGGCCCGCCGCGGGCGACCCCGGCTACTGCCATCAGCGGGTCGCCGCGCTGCGCCGGCGCGGCCGGGGCTGCTGTGTGGTCGCGCCGATCGTGCTGCACGGGCGGGCGTGGGGCGAGCTGTATGTGGCGCGCCCCGCCGGAGTGCCCGTCTTCGAGCGCGGCGACGCCGACTTCGCGACCGTGCTGGCCTCGGTGGTGGCCGCCGGGCTCGCGCAGACCGAGCGGCTGGAGGAGGCCCGGCGGCTGGCGTTCACCGACTCCCTCACCGGGCTGGCCAACCGCCGGGCCGTCGACGTCCGGCTGGAGGAGGCCGTGGAGCGGCATCGCGTGGACGGGGTCGTCGTCTCGCTCGTCGTGTGCGACCTGAACGGGCTCAAGCGGGTCAACGACACCCAGGGCCACGCCGTCGGCGACCGGCTGCTGGAACGGTTCGGGTCGGTGCTGTCGCTGTGCGGTGCCATGCTGCCGGGCGCGCTCGCCGCCCGCCTCGGCGGGGACGAGTTCTGTCTGCTGGCCGTCGGCTCCCCGGCGGACGACGTGGTGAAGGCCGCCGACCAACTCTGCCGTCGCGCGGCCGAGTTGGAGCTGGGTGAGGGTGTGGCGTGCGGGGTCGCGTCCACCGAGGACCCGATCGGCCAGGTGCGCAGCGCGCGGCGGCTGTTCCGGCTCGCGGACGCCGCCCAGTACCGTGCCAAGGCGGTGCGGGCCGAGCGGCCCGTCGTCGCGGGGCGCGAGGGGCCGGACGATCCGGTGGTACGGCTCGCCGACGCCGAGCCCTCGGGGGAGGGTGCCGTGGAGCGGCGGCGGTTCCGCGGGCGGGTGCCGTGA
- the hutH gene encoding histidine ammonia-lyase — MHTVVVGTSGVTASDVLAVARGGARVELSSQALAALAAAREIVDALAAKPEPVYGVSTGFGALATRHISPELRAQLQRNIVRSHAAGMGPRVEREVVRALMFLRLKTVCSGHTGVRPEVAQTMADVLNAGITPVVHEYGSLGCSGDLAPLSHCALTLMGEGDAEGPDGVVRPARDLLAAHGIEPVELREKEGLALLNGTDGMLGMLVMALADLDTLYKSADVTAALSLEALLGTDRVLAPELHAIRPHPGQGASAANMAAVLKGSELTGHHQDDAPRVQDAYSVRCAPQVAGAGRDTLAHARLVAERELASAVDNPVVLPDGRVESNGNFHGAPVAYVLDFLAIAAADLASIAERRTDRLLDKNRSHGLPPFLADDAGVDSGLMIAQYTQAALVSEMKRLAVPASVDSIPSSAMQEDHVSMGWSAARKLRTAVGNLARVLAVELYAATRAIELRDGLTPAPASREVIGAVRAAGVQGAGPDRFLAPDLEAADAFVRTGQLVAAAEKVTGPLQ; from the coding sequence ATGCACACTGTGGTGGTGGGGACGTCCGGGGTCACCGCGTCCGACGTCCTCGCCGTGGCACGCGGCGGAGCCCGCGTCGAGCTGTCGTCGCAGGCGCTCGCGGCCCTCGCCGCCGCGCGCGAGATCGTGGACGCGCTGGCGGCCAAGCCCGAGCCCGTCTACGGCGTCTCCACCGGCTTCGGCGCCCTCGCGACCCGGCACATCAGCCCGGAGCTGCGCGCCCAGCTGCAGCGCAACATCGTCCGCTCGCACGCCGCGGGCATGGGCCCCCGCGTGGAGCGGGAGGTCGTGCGGGCGCTGATGTTCCTGCGCCTGAAGACCGTCTGCTCGGGCCACACGGGCGTACGGCCGGAGGTCGCGCAGACCATGGCAGACGTCCTCAACGCCGGGATCACCCCCGTCGTCCACGAGTACGGCTCCCTCGGCTGCTCCGGCGACCTCGCCCCGCTGTCGCACTGCGCCCTCACACTGATGGGCGAGGGCGACGCCGAGGGCCCCGACGGCGTCGTACGGCCCGCCCGCGACCTGCTCGCCGCGCACGGCATCGAGCCCGTCGAACTGCGCGAGAAGGAGGGCCTCGCCCTCCTCAACGGCACCGACGGCATGCTCGGCATGCTGGTCATGGCCCTCGCCGACCTCGACACCCTCTACAAGTCCGCCGACGTCACCGCCGCCCTGTCGCTGGAGGCCCTCCTCGGCACCGACCGGGTGCTGGCGCCCGAGCTGCACGCCATCCGCCCGCACCCCGGGCAGGGCGCCTCCGCCGCCAACATGGCCGCCGTGCTGAAGGGTTCGGAGCTCACCGGGCACCACCAGGACGACGCGCCCCGCGTCCAGGACGCCTACTCCGTGCGCTGCGCCCCGCAGGTCGCCGGCGCCGGACGGGACACGCTCGCGCACGCCCGGCTGGTCGCCGAGCGCGAACTCGCCTCCGCCGTCGACAACCCCGTCGTCCTGCCCGACGGGCGCGTGGAGTCCAACGGCAACTTCCACGGGGCGCCCGTCGCCTACGTGCTCGACTTCCTCGCGATCGCCGCCGCCGACCTCGCGTCCATCGCCGAGCGCCGCACCGACCGGCTGCTCGACAAGAACCGCAGCCACGGGCTGCCGCCGTTCCTCGCCGACGACGCCGGTGTCGACTCGGGCCTGATGATCGCCCAGTACACGCAGGCCGCCCTGGTCAGCGAGATGAAGCGGCTGGCCGTACCCGCCTCGGTGGACTCCATCCCGTCGTCCGCCATGCAGGAGGACCACGTCTCGATGGGCTGGTCGGCGGCCCGCAAGCTGCGCACCGCCGTCGGCAACCTCGCGCGTGTGCTCGCCGTCGAGCTGTACGCGGCCACGCGTGCGATAGAGCTGCGCGACGGGCTCACCCCGGCGCCGGCCTCCCGCGAGGTCATCGGCGCCGTGCGGGCGGCGGGCGTCCAGGGCGCCGGGCCCGACCGGTTCCTCGCCCCCGACCTCGAAGCGGCGGACGCCTTCGTGCGCACCGGGCAGCTGGTCGCGGCCGCGGAGAAGGTCACCGGCCCGCTCCAGTGA
- a CDS encoding L,D-transpeptidase gives MTKSKRRKGLAAASALLGGVLVLSACSGGDDDASGGGGDTSQAKVDEAAAKKTSEAQIKITPKDGTDNASINNSAAVTVSKGSLTEVKMTTADGAAVEGQISADKTSWKPSGPLKRSTTYKIQVTAEDAKGLAAHENGSFTTVSPANSFLGYFTPEDGSTVGVGMPVSINFDKAITNKAAVQKAVSVNSTSGQEVVCHWFNDKRMDCRPQDYWKEGSTVTLKMALDGVEGADGVYGVQQKTVNFTIGRNQVSYVDAKTKQMRVTQDGKVIKTIPISAGSPDNKTYEGVMVMSEKFKETRMNGATVGFTDDDGKGEYDIKDVPHAIRLSTSGTFIHGNYWGAKSIFGSVNTSHGCVGLSDTKGANDKGTAGYWFFNNSIVGDVVVVQNTGDKTIAPDNGLNGWNLDWAQWKAGSAV, from the coding sequence ATGACGAAAAGCAAGCGGCGCAAGGGCCTGGCGGCCGCGTCCGCTCTGCTCGGCGGTGTCCTGGTGCTCTCGGCCTGCTCGGGCGGCGACGACGACGCCTCCGGCGGTGGCGGCGACACCTCGCAGGCCAAGGTCGACGAGGCCGCCGCCAAGAAGACCTCCGAGGCGCAGATCAAGATCACGCCGAAGGACGGCACCGACAACGCCTCCATCAACAACTCCGCGGCCGTCACCGTGAGCAAGGGCTCGCTCACGGAGGTGAAGATGACGACCGCCGACGGCGCCGCCGTCGAGGGTCAGATATCCGCGGACAAGACGAGCTGGAAGCCCAGCGGCCCGCTGAAGCGCTCGACCACGTACAAGATCCAGGTGACCGCGGAGGACGCCAAGGGCCTCGCGGCCCACGAGAACGGCTCCTTCACCACCGTCTCCCCGGCCAACAGCTTCCTCGGCTACTTCACGCCGGAGGACGGCTCCACCGTCGGCGTCGGGATGCCCGTCTCGATCAACTTCGACAAGGCGATCACCAACAAGGCCGCCGTGCAGAAGGCCGTCTCCGTCAACTCCACCAGCGGTCAGGAAGTCGTCTGCCACTGGTTCAACGACAAGCGCATGGACTGCCGCCCCCAGGACTACTGGAAGGAAGGCTCCACGGTCACCCTGAAGATGGCCCTGGACGGCGTCGAGGGCGCCGACGGCGTCTACGGCGTCCAGCAGAAGACGGTCAACTTCACGATCGGCCGCAACCAGGTCTCCTACGTCGACGCCAAGACCAAGCAGATGCGCGTCACGCAGGACGGCAAGGTCATCAAGACCATCCCGATCTCGGCCGGCTCCCCGGACAACAAGACGTACGAAGGCGTCATGGTGATGTCGGAGAAGTTCAAGGAGACGCGCATGAACGGCGCGACCGTGGGCTTCACCGACGACGACGGCAAGGGCGAGTACGACATCAAGGACGTGCCGCACGCCATCCGCCTGTCGACCTCCGGCACCTTCATCCACGGCAACTACTGGGGCGCCAAGTCGATCTTCGGCAGCGTGAACACCAGCCACGGCTGCGTCGGCCTGTCCGACACGAAGGGCGCCAACGACAAGGGCACCGCCGGCTACTGGTTCTTCAACAACTCCATCGTCGGTGACGTCGTCGTCGTCCAGAACACCGGCGACAAGACCATCGCCCCGGACAACGGCCTCAACGGCTGGAACCTCGACTGGGCCCAGTGGAAGGCCGGCTCCGCCGTCTGA
- a CDS encoding ABC transporter permease, with the protein MFFTYLRRELRRRRKAALVIASGLALGIALVIVVTSVSSGMSKAQDKVLESLYGLGTDMTVTKAAEPAPSASERPRFRFDARDDDSGEEQSSDRVMVQGFQTLPASTVGEVGEQDGVSDAVGGLSLQVLKVSGEFTRGRFQQDGNGGPPGQGGTGQPGGEVRGGGADFDVNSYSVYGADVTRTGLGPLTTSKITSGRTFKATETDAKVVIADTSYAKEKKLKTGSTVTVKGTKFKVIGIATPDSGDAAANLYMPLKRAQTLADAKDKVTTIYVRATDSQRIDSVKSAIQKNVSGTTVTTSADLADTVSGSLSTASSLATRVGTWLSVVVLVAAFLVAGLLTSSAVSRRVREFGTLKALGWKSGRVTRQVVGEAVVNGLLGGVLGIAVGLAGAYAVTAISPTLQAELGGGPGGPGGTGGPGMGGFGGPGRESAARTLDVALTAPVSLTTVGLAVGLAVAGGLVAGAFGGWRASRLRPADALRRVE; encoded by the coding sequence ATGTTCTTCACCTACCTGAGGCGCGAGCTGCGCCGCCGCCGAAAGGCGGCCCTCGTCATCGCCTCCGGGCTCGCGCTGGGCATCGCGCTGGTCATCGTGGTCACCTCGGTGTCCTCCGGCATGAGCAAGGCCCAGGACAAGGTCCTGGAGTCCCTGTACGGCCTGGGCACGGACATGACCGTCACCAAGGCCGCCGAGCCCGCGCCGAGCGCGTCCGAGCGCCCCCGCTTCCGCTTCGACGCCCGGGACGACGACTCCGGGGAGGAGCAGTCCAGCGACCGCGTCATGGTCCAGGGCTTCCAGACACTGCCCGCCTCCACCGTCGGCGAGGTCGGCGAACAGGACGGCGTCTCCGACGCGGTCGGCGGGCTCAGCCTGCAAGTCCTCAAGGTCAGCGGCGAGTTCACCCGCGGCCGGTTCCAGCAGGACGGGAACGGCGGGCCTCCCGGACAGGGCGGCACCGGGCAGCCGGGAGGCGAAGTGCGCGGCGGTGGCGCCGACTTCGACGTCAACAGCTACTCCGTCTACGGCGCCGACGTCACCCGGACCGGCCTCGGCCCGCTGACCACCTCGAAGATCACCAGCGGCCGTACGTTCAAGGCGACGGAGACCGACGCCAAGGTCGTGATCGCCGACACCTCCTACGCCAAGGAGAAGAAGCTCAAGACCGGCTCCACCGTCACGGTCAAGGGCACCAAGTTCAAGGTGATCGGCATCGCCACCCCCGACAGCGGGGACGCGGCCGCCAACCTGTACATGCCGCTGAAGCGGGCGCAGACGCTCGCCGACGCCAAGGACAAGGTGACCACCATCTATGTGCGGGCCACCGACTCCCAGCGCATCGACTCCGTGAAGTCGGCCATCCAGAAGAACGTCTCCGGTACGACGGTGACGACCTCCGCCGACCTCGCGGACACGGTGTCCGGCTCCCTGTCGACGGCGTCCTCGCTCGCCACCCGCGTCGGCACCTGGCTGTCCGTCGTGGTGCTCGTGGCCGCGTTCCTGGTGGCCGGGCTGCTGACCTCCTCGGCGGTCTCGCGCCGGGTGCGGGAGTTCGGCACCCTCAAGGCGCTCGGCTGGAAGTCGGGCCGGGTGACCCGGCAGGTCGTCGGCGAGGCGGTCGTCAACGGGCTGCTCGGCGGCGTCCTGGGCATCGCGGTGGGCCTCGCCGGCGCCTACGCGGTGACCGCGATCAGCCCGACGCTCCAGGCGGAGCTCGGCGGCGGCCCCGGCGGCCCCGGCGGCACGGGCGGACCCGGCATGGGCGGCTTCGGCGGCCCCGGACGGGAGAGCGCGGCCCGGACGCTCGACGTCGCCCTGACCGCGCCGGTCAGCCTCACCACGGTGGGCCTGGCGGTCGGCCTCGCGGTGGCGGGCGGCCTGGTCGCGGGCGCGTTCGGCGGCTGGCGGGCCTCGCGCCTGCGCCCCGCGGACGCCCTGCGCCGCGTCGAGTAG
- a CDS encoding ABC transporter ATP-binding protein, whose translation MYELRNVTKRYTRGKDTVLALDGIDLTVPDGDRLVIQGPTGGGKSTLLQMLGGLDRPTSGEVVLDGTDLAGLPEARLTRVRSENIGFVFQSFNLIPTLTAQENVETALVPLGLKARERRERAAEALDSVGLGERLAHLPSEMSGGQQQRVAVARALVKRPKVLLADEPTGNLDESTRDEIMEVLERLWQELGLTFIMVTHDSAIARKAPRVATIRKGRITVKENAKA comes from the coding sequence ATGTACGAACTCAGGAACGTCACCAAGCGCTACACCCGCGGCAAGGACACCGTCCTCGCCCTCGACGGGATCGACCTCACCGTCCCCGACGGCGACCGGCTCGTCATCCAGGGCCCCACCGGCGGCGGCAAGTCCACGCTGCTGCAGATGCTCGGCGGCCTCGACCGGCCGACCTCCGGCGAGGTCGTCCTCGACGGCACCGATCTGGCGGGGCTGCCCGAGGCCCGGCTGACCCGGGTCCGCAGCGAGAACATCGGCTTCGTCTTCCAGTCCTTCAACCTCATCCCCACCCTCACCGCCCAGGAGAACGTCGAGACCGCGCTGGTCCCGCTCGGCCTGAAGGCCCGCGAGCGGCGGGAGCGGGCCGCCGAGGCGCTGGACTCCGTGGGGCTCGGCGAGCGGCTGGCCCATCTGCCGTCCGAGATGTCCGGCGGGCAGCAGCAGCGGGTGGCCGTCGCCCGCGCCCTCGTGAAACGGCCCAAGGTGCTCCTCGCCGACGAACCCACCGGAAATCTCGACGAGTCGACGCGCGACGAGATCATGGAGGTGCTCGAACGCCTGTGGCAGGAGCTGGGGCTGACGTTCATCATGGTCACCCATGACTCGGCGATCGCCCGGAAGGCCCCGCGCGTGGCGACCATCCGCAAGGGACGCATCACTGTCAAGGAGAACGCCAAGGCCTGA
- a CDS encoding S8 family peptidase, with protein sequence MRRHVRRACAAAVSSAAALALIAGTTGPASARPEQRPPGAASTPSPHRVTLITGDRVAVDAKGRVVGLERAKGRGHIPVQIRRIHGHTLVIPADAAGLVADGTLDRRLFDVTELTRAHTGAAGAKGPKVIVGYRGTAAGAKADVRDAGTLRRTLKSLNADAVQATDQGAPGLWDALTDGDRTASGIAHVWLDGVRRASLDKSVAQIGAPKAWAAGYDGKGVKIAVLDTGVDATHPDLKGQVVAAKNFSPAPDTTDKVGHGTHVASIAAGTGAKSGGKYKGVAPGAGILNGKVLDDDGYGDDSSILAGMEWAADQGAQIVNMSLGGTDTPEVDPLEAAVNKLSAEKGVLFTIAAGNAGPESVGSPGSADAALTVGAVDDKDALAPWSSTGPRAGDGAVKPDVTAPGVDITAASAKGSAIAQEVGENPPGYVTIEGTSMATPHVAGAAAILKQQHPDWTYAELKGALTGSAKGGAYTPFEQGAGRVQVDKAIKQNVIADPVSVSFGTQQWPHTDDKPDARKLTYRNLGTKDVTLQLAVKSTDPKGHAAPAGFFKLGATQVTVPAGGRATVGFTVDTRLGGTLDGAYSAYVTATGGGQSVRTAAAVQREVESYDVTVKHIGRDGKPAPEYNTALIGYSGLANERYYQVPTAASGTVKLRVPKGTYLMDAWIAKDLVTVEGGLDWVVQPKLNVTRNTTLTIDARTTKSADITVPDPRAKPVFAASSYWYDTAGIGIAAGAGSFADLRMAHLGPEIASGLTQTWNAQYTKGAATEYDVATSAKVKKIQGHKVRHFTAGELAKVSTGLGAAAPNKTGALLPVGFLPDDVVIATPVEQKLPGTRTLYVSTSDRIQWTFDMEQHSGTDADGLPIIDAFYTLGDPQTFKANKSYTKTFNTAVFGPHINKEYGLFRAGNEIYGFLPLFADANKHAGSSDVTSVTTNLYRNGTRIGTNADPLLGESFKVPAADAEYRLTTSVKRSVKVAAASTRIDASWTFRSKKPSGDQAALPASTVRFGAKTGLDSRAEAGRKVTFPVTVVGAAAGRNLKSLHVYVSYDYGQTWKKLDVRNGKITVKNPGKGKGISFHGKVADKKGNKATISIYNAYYGK encoded by the coding sequence TTGCGCAGACACGTCAGACGAGCATGCGCGGCCGCCGTCTCCTCGGCGGCCGCCCTCGCCCTCATCGCGGGAACGACCGGACCCGCGTCCGCCCGGCCCGAGCAGCGCCCCCCGGGTGCCGCCTCCACCCCGTCCCCGCACCGCGTCACCCTGATCACGGGCGACCGGGTCGCGGTCGACGCCAAGGGCCGGGTCGTCGGCCTGGAGCGGGCGAAGGGGCGCGGCCACATACCCGTCCAGATACGCAGGATCCACGGGCACACCCTCGTGATACCGGCCGACGCGGCCGGGCTGGTCGCCGACGGCACGCTCGACCGGCGCCTGTTCGACGTCACCGAGCTGACGAGGGCGCACACCGGCGCCGCCGGCGCCAAGGGCCCGAAGGTCATCGTCGGCTACCGGGGGACCGCCGCCGGCGCCAAGGCGGACGTCCGCGACGCGGGCACCCTGCGGCGCACCCTGAAGTCCCTCAACGCGGACGCCGTGCAGGCCACCGACCAGGGCGCCCCCGGTCTGTGGGACGCCCTCACCGACGGCGACCGCACCGCCTCGGGTATCGCGCACGTCTGGCTCGACGGCGTCCGCAGGGCCAGCCTCGACAAGTCCGTCGCGCAGATCGGCGCCCCCAAGGCGTGGGCGGCCGGCTACGACGGCAAGGGCGTCAAGATCGCCGTCCTGGACACCGGGGTCGACGCGACCCACCCGGACCTCAAGGGCCAGGTGGTCGCCGCCAAGAACTTCAGCCCGGCCCCCGACACCACCGACAAGGTCGGGCACGGCACCCATGTCGCGTCCATCGCGGCGGGCACCGGCGCCAAGTCCGGCGGGAAGTACAAGGGCGTCGCGCCCGGCGCCGGCATCCTCAACGGCAAGGTCCTCGACGACGACGGCTACGGCGACGACTCCAGCATCCTCGCCGGCATGGAGTGGGCCGCCGACCAGGGCGCCCAGATCGTCAACATGAGCCTGGGCGGCACCGACACCCCCGAGGTGGACCCGCTGGAGGCGGCGGTGAACAAGCTGTCCGCCGAGAAGGGCGTGCTGTTCACCATCGCGGCGGGCAACGCGGGCCCCGAGTCCGTCGGTTCGCCCGGCAGCGCGGACGCCGCCCTCACCGTCGGCGCCGTCGACGACAAGGACGCCCTCGCCCCCTGGTCCAGCACCGGCCCCCGGGCCGGCGACGGGGCGGTCAAGCCGGACGTGACCGCGCCCGGCGTGGACATCACGGCCGCCTCCGCCAAGGGCAGCGCCATCGCGCAGGAGGTCGGGGAGAACCCGCCCGGCTATGTGACCATCGAGGGCACCTCGATGGCGACCCCGCACGTCGCGGGCGCGGCGGCGATCCTCAAGCAGCAGCACCCGGACTGGACGTACGCCGAGCTGAAGGGCGCGCTGACCGGTTCCGCGAAGGGCGGCGCGTACACGCCGTTCGAGCAGGGCGCGGGCCGCGTCCAGGTCGACAAGGCCATCAAGCAGAACGTGATCGCCGACCCGGTGTCGGTGAGCTTCGGCACCCAGCAGTGGCCGCACACCGACGACAAGCCGGACGCCCGGAAGCTGACGTACCGCAACCTCGGCACGAAGGACGTCACGCTCCAGCTCGCCGTGAAGTCCACCGACCCCAAGGGCCACGCGGCCCCGGCCGGCTTCTTCAAGCTCGGCGCGACCCAGGTCACGGTCCCGGCGGGCGGCAGGGCCACGGTCGGCTTCACCGTCGACACCCGGCTCGGCGGCACCCTGGACGGCGCCTACTCCGCGTACGTGACGGCGACGGGCGGCGGGCAGAGCGTCCGTACGGCCGCCGCGGTCCAGCGCGAGGTGGAGTCGTACGACGTCACCGTCAAGCACATCGGCCGCGACGGCAAGCCCGCGCCCGAGTACAACACGGCCCTGATCGGCTACTCCGGTCTGGCGAACGAGCGCTACTACCAGGTGCCCACGGCCGCCTCCGGCACGGTCAAGCTGCGCGTACCCAAGGGCACTTACCTGATGGACGCCTGGATCGCCAAGGACCTGGTGACCGTGGAGGGCGGCCTCGACTGGGTGGTCCAGCCCAAGCTGAACGTCACCCGGAACACCACCCTGACCATCGACGCGCGCACCACGAAGTCCGCCGACATCACCGTGCCCGACCCGCGGGCCAAGCCGGTCTTCGCCGCCTCCAGCTACTGGTACGACACGGCGGGCATCGGCATCGCCGCCGGCGCCGGCTCCTTCGCCGACCTGCGCATGGCCCACCTCGGCCCGGAGATCGCGAGCGGTCTGACGCAGACCTGGAACGCCCAGTACACCAAGGGCGCGGCCACCGAGTACGACGTCGCCACCTCGGCGAAGGTGAAGAAGATCCAGGGGCACAAGGTCCGCCACTTCACGGCGGGCGAACTCGCCAAGGTGTCCACCGGGCTCGGCGCCGCCGCGCCGAACAAGACCGGCGCGCTGCTGCCCGTCGGCTTCCTCCCCGACGACGTCGTGATCGCGACGCCGGTCGAGCAGAAGCTGCCCGGCACCCGGACGCTGTACGTGTCGACGTCCGACAGGATCCAGTGGACGTTCGACATGGAGCAGCACTCCGGCACGGACGCCGACGGCCTCCCGATCATCGACGCCTTCTACACACTCGGCGACCCGCAGACCTTCAAGGCAAACAAGAGCTACACGAAGACGTTCAACACCGCCGTCTTCGGCCCGCACATCAACAAGGAATACGGCCTGTTCCGCGCCGGCAACGAGATCTACGGCTTCCTGCCGCTGTTCGCCGACGCCAACAAGCACGCCGGGTCGTCCGACGTCACCTCGGTCACCACGAACCTCTACCGCAACGGCACCAGGATCGGCACCAACGCCGATCCGCTGCTCGGGGAGTCGTTCAAGGTGCCCGCGGCGGACGCCGAGTACCGGCTGACGACCTCGGTGAAGCGGAGCGTCAAGGTCGCCGCCGCCTCCACCCGGATCGACGCGAGCTGGACGTTCCGTTCCAAGAAGCCGTCCGGTGACCAGGCGGCCCTCCCGGCCTCCACCGTGCGGTTCGGCGCGAAGACCGGGCTGGACAGCCGGGCCGAGGCCGGCAGGAAGGTCACCTTCCCGGTCACCGTCGTCGGCGCCGCCGCCGGGCGCAACCTGAAGTCGCTGCACGTCTACGTGTCGTACGACTACGGGCAGACCTGGAAGAAGCTCGACGTCAGGAACGGGAAGATCACCGTGAAGAACCCCGGCAAGGGCAAGGGGATCTCCTTCCA